The nucleotide window GAAGGAGGCCTAAAAACCCTAAATTTATTTTTAAATTCTGGCGTTTGGGACGAGGCTAGAATTTTTGTCGGAAATTCCTTTTTGGACAAAGGACTTCCTGCTCCCGAATTAGAATTACCTACTTATAAAATGGAAAAAATTCTTAATGACCAACTTTACGTACTGACCAACAATGATTAAAACCTTAATTTTTGATTTTGGCGGAGTATTTATCAATGTAGATAAAGAAGGCGCCAAAAAACGAGCATTATCGGTTTATAAGGTGAAAGAATATTCAAAGGACATGGTGAAAATTAACGATCTCTACGATCGTGGCGAAATTTCCACTTTAGAATTCATTGAATTTTATTTAGAAAAATTCCCTCATTTAGACGAATACCAAATCCTTGAACTTTGGAATGATTGTATAGAAGATTTCCCCTACCACAGGCTCCGATTTTTAAAAAAGCTCGCACAAGACAAAAAATATCGATTG belongs to Aegicerativicinus sediminis and includes:
- a CDS encoding HAD family hydrolase, which translates into the protein MIKTLIFDFGGVFINVDKEGAKKRALSVYKVKEYSKDMVKINDLYDRGEISTLEFIEFYLEKFPHLDEYQILELWNDCIEDFPYHRLRFLKKLAQDKKYRLILISNMNQLHIEWIINNVRYFEEFVSCFDRFYLSHEINLRKPDPEVFQFILQNDGLNPKECFFVDNSKANTEIAESLGIKSWNIDPSKDDVSNLFQTYSI